From Kineosporia succinea, the proteins below share one genomic window:
- a CDS encoding beta-ketoacyl-ACP synthase 3, producing MTAAAVIEAIGHYLPGRRESNDELALRMDTSDEWIRTRTGILGRARAEPGQATSDLAVEAGRHALQHTGASVDTVVVATTTPDRKCPATAPVVADRLGLGRVTSFDLNSACTGFLAGMSVASGLVATGAARGVLLIGAEKYSTIVYPDDRGTAPIFGDGAAAMVLRAGTPDEPGAIGAVHLSSDGSLWELAHVRAGGSLRPVPDPDDPHDAYLRMNGRATYRHAVAEMAASCRLALAARGLAAHDVDRLVAHQANVRILQEVARELGIPGERSVVDLTDIGNTAAASIPMALSRAHAAGTLTGRERLLLTAFGAGASWGATVVTWPHLKPHPAPHLAPHPAPHRQVHPTTEEVNP from the coding sequence ATGACCGCAGCCGCGGTGATCGAGGCGATCGGGCACTACCTGCCCGGGCGCCGCGAGAGCAACGACGAACTGGCGTTGCGGATGGACACCAGCGACGAGTGGATCCGCACCCGTACCGGCATTCTCGGCCGCGCCCGCGCCGAACCCGGGCAGGCCACCTCCGACCTGGCCGTCGAGGCCGGGCGGCACGCGCTGCAGCACACCGGTGCGTCCGTCGACACGGTCGTCGTGGCCACCACCACGCCCGACCGGAAGTGCCCGGCCACCGCGCCGGTCGTGGCCGACCGGCTGGGGCTGGGCCGCGTCACCTCGTTCGACCTGAACTCGGCCTGCACCGGGTTCCTGGCCGGGATGAGTGTGGCCTCCGGCCTGGTCGCCACCGGTGCCGCGCGCGGCGTGCTGCTGATCGGCGCCGAGAAATACTCCACCATCGTGTATCCGGACGACCGCGGCACGGCTCCCATCTTCGGTGACGGCGCCGCGGCGATGGTGCTGCGCGCCGGCACCCCGGACGAGCCGGGGGCGATCGGCGCGGTGCACCTGAGTTCCGACGGCTCGCTCTGGGAACTCGCCCACGTGCGGGCCGGGGGCAGCCTGCGTCCCGTTCCCGACCCGGACGACCCGCACGACGCGTACCTGCGGATGAACGGCCGCGCCACCTACCGGCACGCCGTCGCCGAGATGGCCGCGTCGTGCCGGCTCGCCCTGGCCGCCCGGGGGCTGGCCGCGCACGACGTCGACCGGCTCGTGGCCCACCAGGCGAACGTGCGCATCCTGCAAGAGGTCGCGCGGGAACTCGGCATTCCCGGGGAACGGTCGGTGGTGGACCTCACCGACATCGGCAACACCGCCGCCGCGTCGATCCCGATGGCGCTGAGCCGGGCCCACGCGGCCGGCACTCTCACCGGCCGGGAACGGCTCCTTCTCACCGCCTTCGGCGCGGGCGCGAGCTGGGGCGCCACGGTCGTCACCTGGCCGCACCTGAAACCACACCCGGCACCACACCTGGCACCGCACCCGGCACCACACCGGCAAGTCCACCCCACGACGGAAGAGGTCAACCCGTGA
- a CDS encoding acyl carrier protein, producing MSTEDLYRTVRRIVVEELEIEPEELDEAARFEDDYDADSLALLAMVARFENEAGILVPNERIAEMSTFGQVLAVIGTLGVPAHA from the coding sequence GTGAGCACCGAAGACCTGTATCGGACCGTGCGCCGGATCGTCGTGGAGGAACTGGAGATCGAGCCGGAGGAGCTGGACGAGGCGGCCCGCTTCGAGGACGACTACGACGCCGACTCGCTGGCCCTGCTGGCCATGGTGGCCCGCTTCGAGAACGAGGCCGGCATCCTGGTGCCGAACGAGCGCATCGCCGAGATGTCCACCTTCGGGCAGGTTCTCGCCGTGATCGGCACCCTGGGCGTGCCCGCGCATGCCTGA
- a CDS encoding beta-ketoacyl-[acyl-carrier-protein] synthase family protein: MPEPLRRVAVTGLGVVSSLGIGVRDFTASVRAGRSGVSPISSFDASRYEARNAGEVRDFEPGRILRTLRPHEWGRSAQFAAAAARLAVGDSGIDPERLSAGTTGSGVGTASGEPSLQYEMAQRWSLSGGPGMSGRQVRAAGAGQLAAAVSTELGLHGEALTFGTACSASNYALGYGFDLIRTGQADFFLAGGADSVSRTTHHGFSMMGIVSEVERPFDLDRSGIVPAEGGVSLLLEPLDHAVARGARIYAEVLGYGLSCDAAHMVHPDVSSIARCYRNAHASAGVRPEQVDYVCAHGTGTIASDEAEILALREVFGDAPPPVSSIKSMLGHTMGASSGLGSVICCMAIHQGFVPPTATLEKVDPALGEGLDLPTGTARPARVDIAQNHGLAFGGNNAVVVLGRVR; this comes from the coding sequence ATGCCTGAACCTCTCCGTCGGGTGGCCGTGACCGGGCTCGGCGTGGTGAGCAGCCTCGGTATCGGGGTGCGGGACTTCACCGCGTCGGTCCGGGCCGGGCGCAGCGGCGTGTCCCCGATCTCGAGTTTCGACGCCTCCCGCTACGAGGCCCGGAACGCCGGTGAGGTGAGGGATTTCGAGCCCGGCCGGATCCTGCGGACCCTGCGGCCGCACGAGTGGGGACGCAGCGCCCAGTTCGCGGCCGCGGCGGCCCGGCTGGCGGTCGGGGACTCGGGCATCGATCCCGAGCGGCTGAGCGCGGGCACGACGGGGTCGGGCGTGGGCACGGCCAGTGGGGAACCGAGCCTGCAGTACGAGATGGCGCAGCGCTGGTCGCTCTCGGGCGGGCCGGGGATGAGCGGGCGCCAGGTGCGGGCCGCGGGGGCCGGGCAGCTGGCGGCCGCGGTCAGCACCGAACTCGGGCTGCACGGTGAGGCCCTCACGTTCGGCACGGCCTGCTCGGCCAGCAACTACGCGCTGGGCTACGGTTTCGACCTGATCCGGACCGGGCAGGCCGACTTCTTCCTGGCCGGGGGTGCCGACTCGGTCAGCCGCACCACGCACCACGGGTTCTCGATGATGGGCATCGTGTCGGAGGTCGAGCGCCCGTTCGACCTCGACCGCTCGGGCATCGTGCCGGCCGAGGGCGGCGTGAGCCTGCTGCTGGAACCGCTGGACCACGCCGTGGCCCGCGGGGCGCGGATCTACGCCGAGGTGCTGGGCTACGGCCTGAGCTGCGACGCCGCGCACATGGTGCACCCGGACGTCTCCTCGATCGCCCGCTGCTACCGCAACGCGCACGCCAGTGCCGGGGTGCGTCCGGAGCAGGTCGACTACGTGTGCGCGCACGGCACCGGCACGATCGCCAGTGACGAGGCCGAGATCCTGGCGCTGCGGGAGGTTTTCGGCGATGCTCCGCCGCCGGTCAGTTCGATCAAGTCGATGCTCGGGCACACCATGGGCGCCTCGAGCGGCCTGGGGTCGGTGATCTGCTGCATGGCGATCCACCAGGGTTTCGTGCCGCCGACCGCGACGCTCGAGAAGGTCGATCCGGCGCTCGGCGAGGGCCTGGACCTGCCGACGGGCACGGCCCGCCCGGCCCGGGTGGACATCGCGCAGAACCACGGGCTGGCCTTCGGCGGCAACAACGCCGTCGTCGTTCTGGGGAGGGTGCGATGA
- a CDS encoding beta-ketoacyl synthase N-terminal-like domain-containing protein, which produces MTTVISGCGVVSPAGTGLTALADLIASGEPGHAVPFAPDAGQLPDVAIRTVGDLRVADHVGRKGTRRLDRMVGFGLVAARLAADAAPGGVGADQVGVVVGTSTGSVRSIVELSAAAGGEAAYVPSRFPNAVMNSCAGQIAVRNGYRAVNATLATGHASSPAALRWGLNALRTGQADRVLAGGVEELSPHLLWGWRASGTLEPGAVLGEGCALLVLERHPDGESGGSGTVLAEVTAAEVGFAPSVRTSSTIGLTDALSRCAERALRGIDPMRVGLVSLGAGSQLGTRSAELEAVRRVLGEASSPQLIRVSDVIGDCYSASGAMQVAAVLAIWGRVGEASLPVAPFALVTSVGLDGNVGAVLLRRPA; this is translated from the coding sequence ATGACGACGGTGATCTCCGGCTGCGGGGTGGTGTCGCCCGCGGGCACCGGCCTGACGGCGCTGGCCGACCTGATCGCTTCCGGGGAACCGGGGCACGCGGTGCCCTTCGCCCCCGACGCCGGGCAGCTGCCCGACGTGGCGATCCGTACGGTCGGTGACCTGCGGGTGGCCGACCACGTGGGGCGTAAGGGCACGCGACGGCTCGACCGGATGGTCGGCTTCGGCCTGGTCGCGGCCCGGCTCGCGGCGGACGCGGCCCCCGGCGGCGTCGGGGCCGATCAGGTGGGTGTGGTGGTGGGCACGAGTACGGGCAGCGTGCGCTCGATCGTCGAGCTCTCGGCCGCGGCGGGCGGGGAGGCGGCGTACGTCCCGTCGCGGTTCCCGAACGCGGTGATGAACTCGTGCGCCGGGCAGATCGCGGTCCGGAACGGCTACCGGGCCGTGAACGCGACCCTGGCCACCGGGCACGCGTCCTCACCCGCCGCGTTGCGCTGGGGACTGAACGCGTTGCGCACCGGGCAGGCCGACCGGGTGCTGGCGGGCGGGGTCGAGGAGCTGAGTCCGCACCTGCTGTGGGGCTGGCGGGCCTCGGGCACGCTGGAACCCGGGGCGGTGCTCGGCGAGGGCTGCGCGCTGCTGGTGCTCGAGCGGCACCCGGACGGTGAATCCGGGGGCTCCGGGACGGTTCTGGCCGAGGTGACCGCCGCGGAGGTGGGGTTCGCACCGTCGGTGCGCACGTCGTCCACCATCGGCCTCACCGACGCCCTGAGCCGTTGCGCCGAACGGGCTCTTCGGGGGATCGACCCGATGCGGGTGGGCCTGGTGTCGCTGGGCGCGGGATCGCAGCTCGGCACTCGCTCGGCCGAGCTCGAGGCGGTTCGCCGGGTGCTCGGCGAGGCCTCGTCGCCCCAGCTCATCCGGGTGTCGGACGTGATCGGCGACTGCTACAGCGCCTCGGGTGCGATGCAGGTGGCGGCGGTGCTGGCGATTTGGGGACGCGTCGGTGAGGCATCGCTCCCGGTGGCCCCTTTCGCGCTGGTCACCTCGGTGGGGCTGGACGGAAACGTGGGGGCGGTCCTGCTGCGCCGTCCGGCCTGA
- a CDS encoding MerR family transcriptional regulator, with the protein MRIGELARLSGVPVPSIKYYLREGMLPVGERISANQVRYTDAHVRRVRLIRALLEVGGLSIAATREILGAVDTPGGDLHSMLGVAQSAVSREVGDNTSEADRRLAEDEVAKLAERHGWGDVAAKRGNPGWRQLVQIVATYRGLEQHELLGLLDRYAQAAALLAEAELGVIASLGDTDEKVEGVVLGTLLGDAAMAAMRRIAQEAVSARP; encoded by the coding sequence ATGCGGATCGGTGAACTGGCCCGGCTGTCCGGGGTCCCGGTGCCGAGCATCAAGTACTACCTGCGCGAGGGCATGCTGCCCGTGGGGGAGCGGATCAGCGCGAACCAGGTGCGGTACACCGATGCCCACGTGCGCCGGGTCCGGCTGATCCGGGCCCTGCTCGAGGTCGGGGGACTCTCGATCGCCGCCACCCGCGAGATCCTCGGCGCGGTCGACACCCCGGGCGGCGACCTGCACAGCATGCTCGGCGTCGCGCAGAGCGCGGTCAGCCGCGAGGTGGGTGACAACACCTCCGAGGCCGACCGCCGGCTGGCCGAGGACGAAGTGGCCAAGCTGGCCGAGCGGCACGGCTGGGGTGACGTGGCGGCCAAGCGCGGCAACCCGGGCTGGCGGCAGCTGGTGCAGATCGTGGCCACCTACCGGGGTCTGGAGCAGCACGAACTGCTCGGCCTGCTCGACCGTTACGCGCAGGCGGCGGCCCTGCTGGCCGAGGCCGAGCTGGGCGTCATCGCGAGCCTGGGCGACACCGACGAGAAGGTCGAGGGTGTCGTGCTGGGCACGCTGCTGGGCGACGCGGCGATGGCCGCGATGCGCCGGATCGCGCAGGAAGCCGTCTCCGCCCGCCCCTAG
- a CDS encoding MFS transporter, which translates to MSDKSRGVVWALLAASLPMFMGSLDNLVVTTALSTIADDFSTSESQLQWVVNGYTLPFAGALLAGAVLGDRIGRRRVFLWGIVIFTVSSALCAMSTSVGWLVAGRVVQGAGAGLILPVSLTLAVAAVRREQRNLAVGVWGAVNGIGIAIGPLAGGLVISGLDWHWIFWLNVPIGLLAVPLVLWAIDESHGEEQELNVASLVTVVGAVVVAVWGIVHAADNGWGPASVYLAAAVLLFVAFGVRESRSPRPLIPPRMYRQPAFMVSNVVAFAMYFGVFGSIFFLAQFLQGPLGSSPLEAGVRTLPWTAAPMVVVPITTALVDRFGGGVLQAIGMFLQAAALGWIALIASPDLTYGRMLPAMILAGVGMGMVFAANPATVIGSVRDSDHNKASGVNNTVREFGGALGVAVLTTVFVHATTDFAEAGRGDAAEAFVAGLEPALWWGVVVVTIGGVLGLLIRRPAAEFADAPAAPAAPVAVSGVESSPVPGVVPVRGAAPGGVRP; encoded by the coding sequence ATGTCCGACAAGAGCCGAGGTGTGGTCTGGGCACTCCTGGCCGCGTCGCTGCCCATGTTCATGGGTTCGCTCGACAACCTGGTCGTGACCACGGCCCTGTCCACGATCGCCGACGACTTCAGCACCTCGGAGTCGCAGCTGCAGTGGGTCGTCAACGGCTACACGCTGCCCTTCGCCGGTGCCCTGCTGGCCGGGGCGGTGCTCGGCGACCGCATCGGCCGCCGTCGTGTGTTTCTCTGGGGCATCGTCATTTTCACGGTCAGCTCGGCGTTGTGCGCGATGTCGACGTCGGTCGGCTGGCTGGTGGCCGGGCGCGTCGTGCAGGGGGCGGGCGCGGGCCTGATCCTGCCGGTCTCGCTCACCCTGGCCGTGGCCGCCGTGCGTCGTGAGCAGCGCAACCTGGCCGTGGGGGTCTGGGGGGCGGTCAACGGCATCGGCATCGCGATCGGGCCCCTGGCCGGAGGGCTGGTCATCTCCGGTCTCGACTGGCACTGGATCTTCTGGCTGAACGTGCCGATCGGCCTGCTCGCGGTGCCGCTGGTGCTCTGGGCCATCGACGAGAGTCACGGCGAGGAGCAGGAACTCAACGTCGCCAGCCTGGTGACGGTCGTCGGGGCGGTGGTCGTGGCGGTGTGGGGCATCGTGCACGCCGCCGACAACGGCTGGGGCCCGGCCTCGGTCTATCTGGCCGCCGCGGTGCTGCTGTTCGTGGCCTTCGGGGTGCGCGAGTCCAGGTCGCCGCGGCCGCTGATCCCGCCGCGGATGTACCGCCAGCCGGCCTTCATGGTCAGCAACGTCGTGGCCTTCGCGATGTACTTCGGGGTCTTCGGCTCGATCTTCTTCCTGGCCCAGTTCCTGCAGGGGCCGCTGGGCAGCTCGCCGCTCGAGGCCGGGGTGCGCACGCTGCCCTGGACGGCGGCGCCGATGGTGGTCGTGCCGATCACCACGGCGCTGGTCGACCGGTTCGGTGGTGGGGTGCTGCAGGCGATCGGCATGTTCCTGCAGGCCGCGGCCCTGGGCTGGATCGCGCTCATCGCGTCGCCCGACCTGACCTACGGGCGCATGCTGCCCGCGATGATCCTGGCCGGTGTCGGTATGGGCATGGTCTTCGCCGCCAACCCGGCCACGGTCATCGGCTCGGTGCGCGACTCCGACCACAACAAGGCCTCCGGGGTGAACAACACCGTGCGCGAGTTCGGCGGGGCGCTCGGCGTCGCCGTGCTCACCACCGTGTTCGTGCACGCCACCACCGATTTCGCCGAGGCCGGGCGGGGTGACGCGGCCGAGGCCTTCGTCGCCGGCCTGGAACCGGCCCTGTGGTGGGGCGTCGTCGTGGTGACGATCGGCGGCGTGCTGGGCCTCCTGATCCGGCGCCCGGCGGCGGAGTTCGCCGATGCGCCGGCTGCGCCAGCTGCGCCGGTTGCGGTGTCCGGCGTGGAGTCCTCGCCGGTGCCCGGTGTGGTGCCGGTACGCGGAGCGGCACCGGGCGGCGTGCGGCCGTGA